The following proteins are encoded in a genomic region of Methanomassiliicoccales archaeon:
- a CDS encoding DNA-directed RNA polymerase, with the protein MYLMTQRERVVRIPPDRLGDDVNQVVNVLAREAYEGRIENNDSLTVIIKNIKTVGEGRIVHGDGAVYQTVKFDSLIFRPMVQEVVEGTVCEVLKFGAFVRFGPLDGLLHISQVMDDRIDIDENSQRLIGKDTKRDLKNGDVVRTRIVTLSFNERNPRESKIGLTMRQPGLGKLEWIAEERAKKGAEK; encoded by the coding sequence ATGTATCTGATGACCCAGAGGGAGAGAGTCGTTCGCATCCCCCCGGACCGGCTCGGGGACGATGTCAACCAGGTGGTCAATGTTCTGGCCAGGGAGGCTTACGAAGGCCGCATCGAGAACAACGACTCGCTCACCGTTATCATCAAGAATATCAAGACCGTCGGCGAAGGCCGCATCGTGCACGGTGACGGCGCGGTGTACCAGACGGTCAAATTCGACTCATTGATCTTCCGGCCCATGGTCCAGGAGGTCGTGGAAGGCACAGTCTGCGAAGTGCTCAAGTTCGGGGCGTTCGTGCGCTTCGGCCCCCTCGACGGTCTGCTGCACATCAGCCAGGTCATGGATGACCGCATCGACATCGACGAGAACAGCCAGCGCCTGATTGGCAAGGACACCAAGCGCGACCTGAAGAACGGCGACGTGGTGCGGACAAGGATTGTTACCCTTTCGTTCAATGAAAGGAACCCGCGGGAGAGCAAGATCGGCCTGACCATGAGGCAGCCCGGACTGGGCAAGCTGGAATGGATAGCCGAGGAACGGGCCAAGAAGGGGGCCGAGAAATGA
- a CDS encoding thymidylate kinase, protein MDGIDGSGKSTVAGWIADHYRSKGEKVLVRTHPSDTWIGRMSRRSLTAEGKLMQTVATVFFVFDVLDSVRRLRRYGDQDKVIFVRYVMATAYLPKGLHRPGYDFFVRILPMPPRLLLVDAKPECALQRIEEREHEREMFENLASLTKVRGKVLELAKGGWSVLDNSYSVEEARSQLDRILRAWEALS, encoded by the coding sequence GTGGACGGGATCGATGGCTCGGGAAAGAGCACCGTGGCCGGCTGGATAGCCGATCATTACCGGTCCAAAGGCGAGAAGGTGCTGGTCCGGACCCATCCTTCCGACACCTGGATAGGCCGCATGAGCCGCAGATCGCTCACCGCCGAGGGGAAGCTAATGCAGACCGTGGCCACGGTATTTTTCGTGTTTGACGTGCTGGACTCGGTCCGCAGATTGCGGCGCTATGGCGATCAGGACAAGGTTATCTTCGTGCGCTACGTCATGGCCACGGCCTATCTGCCTAAGGGATTGCACCGACCGGGCTACGACTTCTTCGTCAGGATCCTGCCCATGCCCCCACGCCTATTGTTGGTGGACGCAAAGCCCGAATGCGCCCTCCAGAGGATCGAGGAAAGGGAACATGAGAGGGAGATGTTCGAGAACCTCGCTTCGCTCACTAAGGTGCGGGGGAAGGTCTTGGAGCTGGCCAAGGGGGGCTGGTCCGTGCTGGACAACTCCTACAGCGTGGAGGAGGCCCGGTCTCAGCTCGACCGTATCCTCAGAGCCTGGGAAGCTTTGAGCTGA
- a CDS encoding 30S ribosomal protein S27ae: MAAKKKEVKKGAPSAKKDYYQIKGDKLERVKKSCPKCGPGVFLAEHKDRTSCGKCGYTEFKKK, from the coding sequence ATGGCTGCGAAGAAGAAGGAAGTCAAGAAGGGTGCCCCCTCGGCCAAGAAGGACTATTACCAGATCAAGGGAGACAAGCTGGAACGGGTCAAGAAGAGCTGCCCCAAATGCGGGCCGGGTGTATTCCTGGCCGAGCACAAGGACCGCACCTCCTGCGGCAAGTGCGGCTACACCGAGTTCAAGAAGAAGTGA
- a CDS encoding MFS transporter — protein MDGRRLAILSGGFVGPLSGNAVLAMIPVLKTEFGAGAEEVLLSITFFMLPFAFFNLFSGTVSDVYGRRRLLTIGFVIYAVGGLVCALCQDLSSFYLGRAIQGFGYAFVNPVLLAILGDLTPDNERGKVMGYFGAFTTAGIASGPMIAGFLTPYSWRWMFVLVAIMAMSVGLWIRTACPMVRRDPDALHHLKRNVVRTVKTRGVATLCLLGFLAFLCYMGVLGFLSDHLSLEPLSLNETTIGVLVGMSGVAGMVAAPIGGRLVDAKGRTITAAIGFGIVAAAMLLLSISSDTMGFALSLLVLGTGTAFIWASLLTLTVEIVPDLKGTASSVFNSIRFLGYSIAPMLFAPIYAGWGFGALLLVGFALTLLALPTIYVLGLQLKASQALRIRSS, from the coding sequence ATGGACGGCAGAAGATTGGCGATATTGAGCGGCGGGTTCGTCGGTCCCCTCTCGGGGAACGCCGTCCTCGCCATGATCCCCGTCCTCAAGACCGAGTTCGGTGCCGGGGCGGAGGAGGTACTGCTGTCCATCACCTTCTTCATGCTGCCCTTCGCCTTCTTCAACCTCTTCTCCGGGACCGTGTCCGATGTCTACGGGCGCCGAAGGCTGCTCACCATCGGCTTCGTCATATACGCCGTGGGGGGCCTCGTCTGCGCCCTCTGCCAGGACCTGTCGTCCTTCTACCTGGGGCGGGCCATACAGGGGTTCGGGTACGCTTTCGTCAACCCGGTGCTGCTGGCCATCCTGGGAGATCTGACCCCCGACAACGAGAGGGGGAAGGTCATGGGATATTTTGGGGCGTTCACCACCGCCGGCATAGCCAGTGGTCCGATGATCGCCGGGTTCCTCACCCCCTACAGCTGGAGGTGGATGTTCGTGCTGGTGGCCATCATGGCCATGTCGGTCGGCCTTTGGATAAGGACCGCCTGTCCGATGGTGAGACGGGACCCGGACGCCCTTCATCATCTGAAACGGAACGTGGTTCGGACAGTGAAGACCAGAGGCGTGGCCACCCTATGCCTCCTGGGGTTCTTGGCCTTCCTGTGCTACATGGGGGTCCTCGGATTCCTGTCCGACCATCTGTCCCTGGAACCGTTGTCCCTGAACGAGACCACCATAGGTGTGCTGGTGGGGATGAGCGGTGTGGCTGGAATGGTCGCCGCACCGATCGGCGGGCGCCTGGTGGACGCCAAAGGAAGGACGATAACCGCCGCCATCGGTTTTGGTATTGTCGCCGCGGCCATGCTCCTGCTCTCCATCTCGAGTGACACGATGGGGTTCGCCCTTTCCCTGTTGGTACTCGGTACGGGTACGGCCTTTATATGGGCCTCGCTGCTGACGTTGACGGTGGAGATCGTTCCGGACCTGAAAGGCACGGCGTCCTCGGTCTTCAACAGCATTCGATTCCTTGGTTACTCGATAGCCCCGATGCTCTTCGCCCCCATATACGCGGGATGGGGTTTCGGCGCATTGCTCCTGGTCGGCTTCGCGCTGACGTTGTTGGCCTTGCCAACGATATACGTCCTGGGCCTTCAGCTCAAAGCTTCCCAGGCTCTGAGGATACGGTCGAGCTGA
- a CDS encoding DNA-directed RNA polymerase subunit E codes for MKVTKACKTCSAITEEDKCPLCGGETSKEWQGYVVIIDHTKSKIAKRMGINVNGKFALKVR; via the coding sequence ATGAAGGTAACCAAGGCATGTAAAACCTGCTCCGCCATCACCGAGGAGGACAAGTGCCCGCTCTGCGGCGGGGAGACCTCCAAGGAGTGGCAGGGCTACGTGGTCATAATCGACCACACCAAGTCCAAGATAGCCAAGAGGATGGGCATTAATGTCAACGGCAAGTTCGCCCTCAAAGTGCGTTAA
- a CDS encoding sodium-translocating pyrophosphatase, protein MLDDPLYLTIPIAGLIGLLFAGYLTWTILKKDTGTPEMKAISDAIREGAMAYLARQYKTIAIFSVILGVLIAIGINWLTGMAFLMGAFFSALSGYIGMYVSVNANIRTASAARRSMNEALSTSFRGGAVSGIAVVSLSLLGVAGVFYLYQGYLVDAIPGTYDAYSQALFLGVGYAFGASFAALFAQLGGGIYTKAADVGADLVGKVEAGIPEDDPRNPAVIADLVGDNVGDCAGRGADLFESTAAENIGAMILGLAIFAYTGNVGWFMFPLVVRAFGLLAGLVGIMTVRLRSEDEEPMKALNRGYYITCVLAAILFYVAVDQLLGGEIVFFYCGMIGIALSIVIVYITQYYTAGDYRPVKKIAKASETGAATNIIAGISIGLETTAASIIAIAVALISSYELGASIAPTGSYEFIYGLYGTAAATMGMLTTCAFILAEDTFGPITDNAGGIVEMSHQPEEVRERTDRLDAIGNTTKALTKGYAMGAAALAAYLLFGAFFEKVANLQGVDIVDFYQNFHVDLMQPAVFVAAMIGAMLVFLFSSLAISAVGKAAQDMISEVRRQFRERPGILAGTEKPDYALCVDISTKGALKAMILPGILPVVVPVALGLTYRFVFGSDMAIMGIGAFLMVATITGVLMALFFNNGGGAWDNAKKFIEAKGLKGTPQHAAGVVGDTVGDPFKDTAGPSLHVLVKLLSTITLVFATMFVA, encoded by the coding sequence ATGTTAGACGATCCTCTGTACCTAACGATACCGATTGCAGGGCTGATAGGTCTGCTCTTCGCCGGGTATCTCACGTGGACGATTCTCAAGAAGGACACAGGAACTCCTGAGATGAAGGCCATAAGTGACGCTATCCGCGAGGGTGCCATGGCTTACTTGGCCAGACAGTACAAGACGATCGCCATATTCAGTGTCATCCTCGGTGTCCTGATCGCCATCGGGATAAACTGGTTGACCGGTATGGCGTTCTTGATGGGGGCTTTCTTCTCTGCCCTGTCTGGATACATCGGAATGTACGTGTCTGTGAACGCGAACATCAGGACCGCGAGCGCCGCGAGGCGATCCATGAACGAGGCGCTGTCAACCTCCTTTCGCGGCGGCGCCGTCTCCGGCATCGCTGTGGTGTCCTTGAGCCTGTTGGGCGTCGCCGGCGTCTTCTATCTCTATCAGGGATATCTGGTAGATGCGATCCCCGGGACCTATGACGCTTATAGCCAGGCGTTATTCCTCGGTGTTGGATACGCCTTTGGCGCTTCCTTCGCCGCGCTATTCGCCCAGCTAGGCGGCGGTATTTATACCAAGGCCGCTGATGTGGGCGCCGACCTTGTGGGTAAGGTCGAAGCTGGCATACCCGAGGACGATCCCCGCAACCCTGCCGTCATCGCTGACCTGGTCGGCGATAACGTAGGTGACTGCGCCGGTCGTGGAGCTGACCTGTTCGAAAGCACCGCAGCCGAGAACATCGGTGCCATGATACTCGGTCTGGCCATCTTTGCCTACACTGGTAATGTCGGTTGGTTCATGTTCCCGCTGGTCGTTCGCGCCTTCGGTCTGCTTGCCGGCCTTGTCGGCATCATGACCGTTCGCCTGCGCAGCGAGGACGAGGAGCCCATGAAGGCCCTCAACCGCGGATACTACATCACGTGCGTCCTTGCTGCGATATTGTTCTACGTTGCCGTAGACCAGCTTCTGGGCGGGGAAATAGTGTTCTTCTATTGCGGAATGATTGGTATCGCTCTCAGCATTGTGATCGTCTACATCACCCAGTACTACACTGCTGGAGATTACCGCCCGGTCAAGAAGATCGCCAAGGCCTCCGAGACCGGCGCCGCTACCAACATCATCGCCGGTATCTCCATCGGTCTAGAGACCACCGCGGCCTCCATAATCGCTATCGCGGTCGCCCTGATAAGCTCTTACGAGCTGGGGGCGAGCATAGCTCCAACAGGAAGCTATGAGTTCATCTACGGCCTCTACGGGACCGCCGCTGCCACAATGGGTATGCTGACCACATGCGCCTTCATTCTGGCCGAGGACACCTTCGGCCCGATCACTGACAACGCCGGCGGCATCGTCGAGATGTCCCACCAGCCTGAGGAGGTACGCGAGAGGACCGACCGTTTGGACGCCATCGGCAACACTACCAAAGCCCTGACCAAGGGATACGCCATGGGAGCCGCCGCATTGGCCGCCTACCTGCTGTTCGGCGCCTTCTTCGAGAAGGTCGCCAACCTGCAGGGTGTGGACATAGTCGACTTCTATCAAAACTTCCACGTTGACCTGATGCAGCCGGCCGTGTTCGTCGCCGCCATGATAGGTGCTATGCTAGTCTTCCTCTTTTCCTCCCTGGCCATTAGCGCCGTGGGCAAGGCCGCACAAGATATGATCTCTGAAGTGCGCCGTCAGTTCAGGGAGAGGCCCGGCATTCTGGCAGGAACTGAGAAGCCGGACTACGCTTTGTGCGTGGACATCAGCACCAAGGGCGCCCTGAAGGCCATGATCCTCCCGGGCATCCTGCCGGTGGTCGTGCCGGTCGCTCTGGGGCTGACCTACAGGTTCGTCTTCGGAAGCGACATGGCGATTATGGGCATTGGGGCCTTCCTGATGGTCGCCACCATCACCGGTGTGCTCATGGCCCTCTTCTTCAACAACGGAGGAGGGGCCTGGGACAACGCCAAGAAGTTCATCGAGGCCAAGGGCCTGAAGGGCACTCCGCAGCATGCGGCAGGTGTGGTCGGAGATACCGTCGGAGATCCGTTCAAGGACACCGCCGGACCTTCCCTGCACGTGCTGGTTAAGCTGCTGTCCACCATAACCCTGGTGTTCGCCACCATGTTCGTGGCCTAA
- a CDS encoding DUF359 domain-containing protein, giving the protein MSTASSPSKCVKLTVPPKGWRLPDHLRRELSMPFGELFQGEDVLDGLSGCSKIICVGDVVSTTLINKGVIPHLTVYDRRNERKELDAGEHPADHLSIPEIMVNNPPGLMTPQLVKAMKDGLESKEKVKVLVNGEEDLAALICAAIAPAGFCLIYGLPRKGVVLVRTNEKVNRTAQELIRSMEELK; this is encoded by the coding sequence ATGTCAACGGCAAGTTCGCCCTCAAAGTGCGTTAAGCTGACCGTCCCTCCTAAGGGGTGGAGGTTGCCGGACCACCTGAGAAGGGAGCTTAGCATGCCTTTCGGGGAGCTTTTCCAGGGCGAGGATGTCCTGGACGGGCTTTCCGGATGCAGCAAGATAATCTGCGTGGGGGACGTCGTTTCCACCACCCTTATAAACAAGGGTGTCATCCCCCATCTGACCGTTTACGACCGGCGCAACGAGAGAAAGGAGCTGGATGCTGGCGAGCACCCCGCCGACCATCTGTCGATACCGGAGATAATGGTGAACAACCCGCCAGGATTGATGACCCCCCAGCTGGTCAAGGCCATGAAGGACGGTCTTGAGAGCAAGGAGAAGGTCAAGGTCCTGGTGAACGGGGAGGAGGACCTGGCCGCGCTGATCTGCGCCGCGATCGCCCCGGCCGGCTTCTGCCTGATATACGGGCTCCCGAGAAAAGGAGTGGTGCTGGTTCGCACCAACGAAAAAGTGAACCGCACGGCGCAAGAACTGATACGCTCAATGGAGGAATTGAAGTGA